The DNA window AGCGCTTCAACACCAAGCCACCTGTTGAAGCTCCTCTCTGTGCCAAAGTCGGCACCATCGTCGCCTGCAGCATAGCGCTTGGGCGACgtctggaggagcagcagcgaggtTGGTTGAATATTCACGGCAATAGGTGTTGCTGCTTGTTGCTGGCTCTGGGCTTCACCGCTCTGCGGAGCAGCTTGGCCGCTTCCACTGCCATTGGTTTCTGTGGCAGGTATACGCGATTCTTCAAGAATGGTGGCAAACGAAGCTTGTGGGCTATCCGCCGTAGCATCCTCGCCGGCGTTTGCAAATGCAGCTGAGCCAAGCAGAAGAGCATCGGGCGTAGTGCCATGGAATAATTGTAAGCCACCGGGGGAATCCTCGGGGTTGATGCCGCTGTCGACAACAAAATTCTCGGTCTGGGCCTTCAAGAGTAATTGTGTTAGCTGGGATGTGAGGCAATTGGTagatgcagcagcgcggCGTACCATCGAGAAGGACTCTACCGAGCCCGTCGAGAGCTGGACTGAATGGTTCGCGGCGGTCGCCAGCGCAGGGGCCGAGGCGTTTGCTTGGTCGCTCGAGGTTTCCTGTTTCTTCATGTCAGTCGACAAGAGAGCGGCGGCGAGTGTGGCTGCGTCTGGACATACGGTTTGGAAGCCGGCTTGTTCGCCGAACAATCTAGCTGAATCACCAACTGgtgtttccttttttcaaAAGTTAGTCGCGGATTCTTGCAATCTAGCCTGAGGGGGGTTGTGCTTTGTGCAGCGGGGACGTACACTTCGGAGTCTGCCACGCTCAGTTGGCGAATGGCCATATGATTTGAGCTCATCTTgagtttcctttttttccaaagtTAGTCGCAAGCTAGCAGAatgggaagagagaggagacgTACGCCGCCGAACTGCAGTGCAGTGCTTGTCGCTTGGCTCGTAGTAAATTCGGCTGATGTATCCTTTTTTCGAATGTCAGTTGTGGCTCTGCATCCGAgctgatggcaatggcaacgtACCCTTCCAGTAATAGCAATTGCAATTGATCCAGATCGAGAAGTATCTAGTTGAGCAAGTGGTGCCTTCCGAGGAAATTAGTCGACGTCCAGCCATAGATGAGAGAAAGCAAAAGGGGGAGAATCAGAAGACGTACGCTATTCGCAATTGCACTGTTCGCAATTACTTCTGTACCGCTTGCGGATGATGCCGTAACGAGTACCGAGCCACCGGGCGAGTACGCTATGCGTACATCACCCACCCATCCTGCGGGCCGTGTTATACTTATGCCGGCTCGCGAGTCTTGTGCACGAGAGTCACTCGGGCTGGGGCCCGGATCATACCACGACAGGCTCGTGTCAGCAGCCGCGACTAAGCCCGTCTCCCCAGCGGGAGAGACCACCTCGCTTGCGCCGCTACCGCCAGTGGCAAGGCCTtggccatcaccatcgaAGCTGCCGTAGACGAATGAATCAGATTCTGATGCAGAAGGCTGGGCCGGGCTTAGAGTGCGCGAAGACGAAATCGAAAGCATGCGGTCATCCTCGGAGAAGCtcgacgagggcgagaatAGGCTAAAGTCGGTGTAGTTGTTGAGGCCAGTGTGATTGTCTTGCAGGAATGGTAGCTCTGGTGATGTCGATTCGGACGAGAATCCCTCGCGTTCCTCCAGGCCAAATGACGCCTGCAGATCTTGCTGCGACGCCGGCGTAAAGGCCTTGGGGGGcgacgcagaagaagaggaagcagaaGACTGGGAGGAGAGGTAGCCTTCGGGATCAAGGAAGAAGTCGTAATTCTCATCGGCGACGTCCACGGGGTATTGGATAAACTCTTCCCATGACTCGTATGTCTGATCAGTGGACTCGACGCTGTCCAAGCCAGCAAATGTAAAGGTGGGATCTATGCCAAACATGGACATTGGTATGTCTGGATTGTCGTGTTGTCCTCTGGATAAGGCCACTGCAGAAGTTGATTTCTGTGGTGGtgccgctgccactgccgcgactgccgctgccgccgccgtgcgTGCCTTCTTTGCCTGCTTTGCGGCAGACTGAGGCTGAGCCTGAGCGGCTGTTCGCTTCTTGTGGCTCGGGTCACATCgaatcttctttctcttgcaGCTATCGCAggccttgatgatgcgcATCAGGTGTGCGTGGTCGCGCTGctcctttgtctttgatcCTCGAGAGGCGGAATCTGTGACATCCTGGCCGTCCTTGGTCATGATCTTCATGCCAGGGAGGTGCGAAAGATCAGGCGTGGAGTACTGAGAGGCCTTGCGGCTCTTGGAACCGGAAGATCGAGAAGACACTGCGGGAGATGCGGAGGCTTGACTCCAATCCCACGTTGAGTTGACGGGAGATGTGTTGCTGAAGGAGGATGTGGAAATGGCGGGAGAGGCAGCGACGGGGCTGGATGAGTAGACGGGGTAGAACTTGAATGTCTGGCCCGTAAGCTGTGTGTGCTCCAAAAAGTCGAGCGAGATGGTTGCCCGCTTTTCCTTGAGAGCAGCAGATCCAGGAATGTAGGCGTTGATCATGTCATCGAGTTCCTGCGAGCCGAGGGCAGGGAAGAACTGCAGCTGAGCGCCGAGTTGAGGCTGATAGACTGAGAAGCCCTGGGGGAGAGGGGCAGAAGATCGGAATTGAGCCATTAGAGAGGATTGAGTGAATGATGAATTAGACAAGTTGTAGGGAGTCATGAAACAGACGCAAAGAGGACGTCGTGAGGATCGCTATAGTGCTCTACCGCGAAAGTCGgacgttgttgttgtttggcCAGCCATTGGAGTGTAAGCTCACGGATATGCTGGGGAGACTCTGCTTAGGGACTTACTGAATTAATTGCAGGGCCAGGTTTGAGAGAGTGTTTGATTGATTAAAATCCAAttcgttcctttttttttttttttgttctgaACGAATGAGTGAGGAGCACAGTGGTGAGATGTGAGATGTGAGGTGTGAGATGAGTTGATTGAGGCTAAAAACTGAGttcgcagcagcgccaagggtgcgagagagaggaggagggtcCCGGCGCGCTGGAGGCTTTGAAGGCAGGAAAATCAGACAAAATGCCAGTCTGCCTATTCTTCAGCGGGTTTCTCTGGTTGATTCTTTGATTGATtaattgattgattgattctTGGTAGCCCAAGGCTATTCCGCGATATCAGAGCGccaggcagagagagagagaaatgaagagcGAGATGGGAAAAACGAGCTCCTCAGGCGTCGCCGCGGGAGTCA is part of the Trichoderma atroviride chromosome 1, complete sequence genome and encodes:
- a CDS encoding uncharacterized protein (EggNog:ENOG41~TransMembrane:1 (o775-803i)), with amino-acid sequence MTPYNLSNSSFTQSSLMAQFRSSAPLPQGFSVYQPQLGAQLQFFPALGSQELDDMINAYIPGSAALKEKRATISLDFLEHTQLTGQTFKFYPVYSSSPVAASPAISTSSFSNTSPVNSTWDWSQASASPAVSSRSSGSKSRKASQYSTPDLSHLPGMKIMTKDGQDVTDSASRGSKTKEQRDHAHLMRIIKACDSCKRKKIRCDPSHKKRTAAQAQPQSAAKQAKKARTAAAAAVAAVAAAPPQKSTSAVALSRGQHDNPDIPMSMFGIDPTFTFAGLDSVESTDQTYESWEEFIQYPVDVADENYDFFLDPEGYLSSQSSASSSSASPPKAFTPASQQDLQASFGLEEREGFSSESTSPELPFLQDNHTGLNNYTDFSLFSPSSSFSEDDRMLSISSSRTLSPAQPSASESDSFVYGSFDGDGQGLATGGSGASEVVSPAGETGLVAAADTSLSWYDPGPSPSDSRAQDSRAGISITRPAGWVGDVRIAYSPGGSVLVTASSASGTEVIANSAIANSAPLAQLDTSRSGSIAIAITGRDTSAEFTTSQATSTALQFGGETQDELKSYGHSPTERGRLRSETPVGDSARLFGEQAGFQTETSSDQANASAPALATAANHSVQLSTGSVESFSMAQTENFVVDSGINPEDSPGGLQLFHGTTPDALLLGSAAFANAGEDATADSPQASFATILEESRIPATETNGSGSGQAAPQSGEAQSQQQAATPIAVNIQPTSLLLLQTSPKRYAAGDDGADFGTERSFNRWLGVEALAQATLVILIGILTATMLAGITASSTAFCLASLVSAMGACCQRFVVLDSDSKPVGTMPLATSSPRSQPSALRRDFSRFSSQFFSSSSVSSLSRGMTLRFSGAPLMG